A stretch of Lactuca sativa cultivar Salinas chromosome 6, Lsat_Salinas_v11, whole genome shotgun sequence DNA encodes these proteins:
- the LOC111919191 gene encoding AAA-ATPase ASD, mitochondrial yields MMSDMTQLGSMMASAMFVWAIFQQWFPEELSKHIEKYREKLVSFMNPYLTISFHEYQGDEYERSKAYKAIERYLSSNSSNGVKRLKANVIKNSKFRSVVLSMEDYEEVIDEFQGMTIWWSSSKIIPQHRALITYNDGDEKRYYQLTCHRKHKDVITNVYVPHVLDEGEAIAKKTRQRKLYTNGKGTSWSHIIFDHPSTFDTLAMHPEKKEDILNDLRSFIKSKDYYKKVGKSWKRGYLLYGPPGTGKSSMIAAMANLLDYDIYDLELTSVNDNTDLRKLLIQTSSKSIIVIEDIDCSLDLTGERKEIKKGKNTEEEKNLVHKKEKVKKKKGSEVTLSGLLNFIDGLWSACGSERLIVFTTNHIQKLDPALIRRGRMDKHIELSFCCFETFKVLAKNYLDIESHDLFPSISRLLEETNMSPADVAENLMPKSADIKNAENCLKDLIKALENVKEEARLKAAEEELSDQVLSDSGDEDSKDTDTESCDSGDEDSSEGED; encoded by the exons ATGATGTCGGATATGACTCAGTTAGGGTCTATGATGGCAAGTGCTATGTTCGTGTGGGCAATCTTCCAGCAATGGTTTCCAGAAGAGCTTAGTAAACATATAGAAAAatatagggaaaa ACTTGTGAGTTTCATGAATCCTTATCTCACCATTAGTTTTCATGAATACCAAGGAGACGAATACGAGCGCAGCAAGGCATACAAGGCCATCGAACGATACCTTAGTTCCAACTCCTCCAATGGAGTTAAACGGCTCAAAGCGAATGTTATTAAAAACAGCAAATTTAGATCCGTTGTCTTAAGCATGGAAGACTACGAAGAGGTCATAGATGAGTTCCAAGGCATGACAATCTGGTGGAGTTCGAGCAAAATCATCCCCCAACATCGGGCTCTCATTACTTATAACGATGGTGACGAGAAGCGATACTACCAGCTCACTTGCCATCGCAAACACAAAGATGTAATCACCAATGTTTACGTGCCACATGTGCTTGATGAAGGAGAGGCCATTGCCAAGAAAACCAGGCAACGAAAGCTCTATACCAATGGCAAGGGGACCTCGTGGAGCCACATCATATTCGACCACCCTTCAACGTTTGATACTCTTGCAATGCATCCGGAAAAGAAGGAGGATATTTTGAATGATCTTAGGAGCTTCATCAAGTCGAAAGACTACTACAAGAAGGTGGGAAAGTCGTGGAAGCGAGGATATCTTCTTTATGGCCCACCAGGAACTGGAAAGTCTAGCATGATCGCTGCCATGGCTAACCTTCTTGATTACGACATCTATGATCTTGAATTAACCTCCGTTAATGATAACACGGATTTGAGGAAGCTACTTATCCAGACATCAAGCAAGTCTATAATTGTGATAGAGGACATTGACTGTTCACTTGATCTTACTGGTGAAAGAAAGGAGATCAAAAAGGGAAAGAATACTGAGGAGGAGAAGAATCTAGTTCACAAAAAGGAAAAGGTTAAGAAGAAAAAGGGAAGTGAAGTGACTTTATCTGGGCTGCTGAATTTCATTGATGGGTTATGGTCGGCTTGTGGTAGTGAGAGACTCATCGTGTTCACTACAAACCACATTCAAAAGCTTGATCCTGCTCTCATTAGAAGAGGAAGGATGGACAAGCATATTGAGCTGTCCTTCTGTTGTTTCGAAACATTTAAGGTGCTGGCCAAGAATTATTTGGATATTGAATCACACGACTTGTTTCCATCCATCAGTCGGCTGTTGGAGGAAACGAACATGTCTCCAGCAGATGTTGCTGAAAATTTGATGCCAAAGTCAGCTGATATTAAGAATGCTGAGAATTGCTTAAAAGACTTGATCAAAGCTCTAGAAAATGTAAAAGAAGAAGCAAGGCTGAAAGCTGCGGAGGAAGAGTTGAGTGACCAAGTATTAAGCGATTCAGGCGATGAAGACTCGAAAGATACCGACACAGAATCATGTGACTCGGGAGATGAAGACTCAAGTGAGGGAGAGGATTAG